CGTAGGAGATATCATAGTAGCTATAGACAATTTCAAGATAAAAACAATTGAGGATCTATGGAATGCTCTAGATGAAGTTTTCCTTCTGTCGAAAGATAGAATAGTTATCGAATTCTATAGCTATAAAGAGAAGACGTATAGAGTCTGCGAATACAACATGTAATCAATAACTGTCTCTATCCAAAGTTTAGCTACACATAACAATAAATAATATACTGCTACTCTTTAACTAATTTGACTTAGAATCCATCCACAAAATAACGTGTATTGGAAGATCTAGAAAAGGTATATAAAGGAAAACTACTTATTAGATTCTGTAACCTCTCTTATAAGCGGTCTGCCACCTCTTTCTCTAGCTATTTCGCTAGCAGACTTGGTTTCAGTTACATTGAATATTACCTCTAATTCTGTCGGTATAGACACAATTTTTTCTTCGTATACATACTCACCTTCCTTAACGTATTTATAGGTGTAGATAGAGTACTTACCTTCTGGAACCTCTACTACGCAAACACCATTGCTATCTGTTTTACTTGATGCTACAACCCTTCCTTCAGCTTCTACTACAACATTTGTGTCTTTAAGTGGTGATGAATTGAATAGTACTTTGATTCTTAGGTTATGGTATCTCAACTCCTTCACACAAATATGCATACCTCTAGAACTAAAGAAACTGTTTGTTTTTTCCGAAAGTTCTCTAACAAGCTTTTTTACATCTTCAGGTACATCTTTATCTAGAACTATCAATCTGTAGACCTTAGAGAAGGTGTCGCACAGATCTTCATAATACTCATTACTGAATCTAGATGTTAACACAATGAGCTTGTCTCTAACAACATCTAGCTGCCTAAACATGTGTGGAGGCATTTTAACCATGTAAACATTAAAGACCTTGGTCAAGAACTCGTGTACTTCGTCTCGTACATCCTTCTTTATTTCAGTCTCTATAGGTTTAGCATATGTTTTCCAGTCTTCTGTAGCCATACTTCCACCCTATTTAGGTTACGAATCAAAGTTTATAGCTAGACAGAAGCTTATATGTGTATCTAGCTAAAGTACTCAGAAGATGATCAAAATGGTTGTAAACATGAATCGTGTTAAGATCGTTAATGTGTATGAGGTTCCTAAACAAAGAGTTGAGAATGGTGTGAATACATGGATAAAGGTATTGTTTTCTGTAGACGAAATGCCAACGTTTTCGATGAGGATTTTCGAAATGGATGAAGGTGGATACATCGAGGCCCATAGTCATCCATGGGAACACGAGATTCTAGTACTCGAAGGTGAGCTAAAGGTTTCTGTAGAAGATGAAGAACATTATCTAAAACCCTTTACAGCTATATACATACCGCCCAATAAAGTTCATAGCTATAGAAACATCTATAAAGGAAGAACAGTATTCTTATGCACAATACCTATTAAACCAACTACATAAACAATAGATAGATCATAAAGTGTTTTGAGTAATTTCTATAAGCTTTGATTGTTTTTGTTAATTATTTAAATTTTCTAAACAACTATGGTGGCTAAAACATCTTGAAAACTTTTATAGAGAAACAGTCTACGTTACTTTAATTGCCTTGAATCCTTTGATACTTTCTATCCAATGAATTTCACTAAATTCGGCTCTACTTAACCTATTCTTTATACCCTTAATTATATCGATGTTACTATGTTTAGCTGGATTTCCCGTGTAGTGTACAAATACTCCATTCTTTTTAAGAATTCTATACACCTTCTTATAGAATTCATAGCTATAAAGTTCTCCAGCTATTTCAAATCTTGGAGGATCATGTACAACAACATCGAAGTCTTCTTCACCTAATTCATCTAGCACATTGAAAGCATCTCCTAAAACTATAGAGATCTTAGGGTCTTCCAGTTTTCTAGACCAGGGATTAAGTGATGCTAGATATAGAACATTGCTATCAAGTTCTACTGTAACTACAGATTTAGCACCAAACATGACCTCAGCTATGGCTGTATAGCCAAGACCTGTACATATATCTAGAACTCTAGCATTCTTTATCCTTCTAGAAATACTCCTAATTTTTGTAAAACTATCGGTCCACGGATCTATACTCTGTATTCTATGCATATGTATACCGTTGATCTCTATAGTTGGAGCTTTATTTCGTGCCACAGGCCTCAGCTTATAGTACTTACCATCGCTATACATGTCAAGTCTATGGAGACGACCATCAATTAACTTGTATAGAAAACCTTCACGTACAGCATTAAGTTCATTAATGTCTATAGTATCGCCACTAATCACTACCACACCGTTTCTATACTCTATATCAGTTTCTCTAAGACCAAGATCAACAGTTACTTTAAATCTTGTCTCACCCTTCTTGATCCTTGAGATAATTTCTTCAACATCCCAAACAGATATGGTTACTCCATTGATATATCTATATACGTAGTACTCCATAAAGTCTTCACTAACTTTAAAGAGCTATGCTTATGATAATAACCTTCTCAATGCTTTTAAACATTTTTATTATATCAGTCTAGCCTATAATGATCTTAACTAATTCATCAACAATATTCTTCTTCCAAATACTGTCAGCTTTATAGCTTTTAGCTAAATTCATCAGTATACCTACTTTATCAGGCTCAATACCTATGATTTCTCTAATCTTAGCACCATTGATAGTGCCATTGATTATGAATCCAAGTACCTTCGTCACATTTGAAGGTTGTAGAGATATTTTAGCGGATTCAAGATCAATGAAGAAAGGTTTTGAGGGATTTTCACAAAGATACACAACTTGGTTAAAAGGTCTAGATATTTCGACAAGATCTATCCCTATCTTATCCATATGGTATGATGCTTTCAGCAAACTCTCTATAACTTTTAACAATATCTCTCGATTATTCTTTATATTCATAAAAAACTCTGCTAATGTCGGTCCATC
This genomic interval from Ignisphaera sp. contains the following:
- a CDS encoding cupin domain-containing protein, translating into MNRVKIVNVYEVPKQRVENGVNTWIKVLFSVDEMPTFSMRIFEMDEGGYIEAHSHPWEHEILVLEGELKVSVEDEEHYLKPFTAIYIPPNKVHSYRNIYKGRTVFLCTIPIKPTT
- a CDS encoding RsmD family RNA methyltransferase, yielding MEYYVYRYINGVTISVWDVEEIISRIKKGETRFKVTVDLGLRETDIEYRNGVVVISGDTIDINELNAVREGFLYKLIDGRLHRLDMYSDGKYYKLRPVARNKAPTIEINGIHMHRIQSIDPWTDSFTKIRSISRRIKNARVLDICTGLGYTAIAEVMFGAKSVVTVELDSNVLYLASLNPWSRKLEDPKISIVLGDAFNVLDELGEEDFDVVVHDPPRFEIAGELYSYEFYKKVYRILKKNGVFVHYTGNPAKHSNIDIIKGIKNRLSRAEFSEIHWIESIKGFKAIKVT